The Chthoniobacterales bacterium genome includes a window with the following:
- a CDS encoding prolyl oligopeptidase family serine peptidase: MCGGTSFGGNQPCRIVTRRICHKPKGNRDIDQQPRPRVLLTTGLNDARVAAWHSLKMAAGLQAAPAEFHPNLSSRHGRRQRCGFGLLFRTRKRPSASAAPVTCTVATSSKRSNG, from the coding sequence ATATGCGGGGGAACATCCTTCGGAGGTAACCAACCATGCAGGATCGTCACAAGACGAATCTGTCACAAACCAAAAGGAAACCGCGATATCGATCAACAGCCGCGACCCCGCGTTCTGCTCACTACCGGCCTGAACGACGCCCGTGTCGCCGCCTGGCACAGCCTCAAGATGGCCGCCGGATTGCAAGCCGCGCCAGCGGAGTTCCATCCGAATCTCTCGAGCCGCCACGGCAGGCGTCAGCGATGTGGTTTCGGACTACTTTTTCGGACTCGAAAAAGGCCCTCCGCCTCGGCTGCGCCGGTGACTTGCACGGTCGCCACATCTTCAAAACGGAGTAATGGATGA